Proteins encoded within one genomic window of Procambarus clarkii isolate CNS0578487 chromosome 31, FALCON_Pclarkii_2.0, whole genome shotgun sequence:
- the LOC123758687 gene encoding uncharacterized protein isoform X2: MFPLSHSRALLFVLLSYDWASGGLSAVKEEKKEEFAGKVKETPLTAIQIAKHLFYHFSEEEPRGLPLLKLADPMAFPESYHLTNSLSLCDQNLFGLSNLTVEAASFNLSSLTVQIDARLPVLSSFGRYLWKATMFWSGDESGTTNISLHDVQLSFRSGVRPDHTGRLVMDADDTELEMTYDKIVVNFENLSTTYLLGVKAAIPIFLPSLVTLVKEWLVEVINPELHLVADGWFFPDSTPPLDFMMTKVRLLLRDSGMEPWYVGNTSVYLGLGITLQMDQVVVSGLSTVHRTRDCVIKLVDNTFIAQAEVGAHEVKVTGVWWVPYLPGAYGRLDINIDTFSAIFELHQRAHMRSPPVLRTLDGKIGNMEFRSSGMGSFDYLLEAAINILPNVFRNEILNRFEPQLWKAVQEQLNTVDLRQALLQLVSVGNLEPHHLSHPLQGKMNQYDQLNK; this comes from the exons ATGTTTCCTCTCAGCCACTCACGTGCCTTGCTGTTTGTGTTGCTGAGTTACGATTGGGCGTCCGGAGGCCTCAGCGCCGtcaaggaggagaagaaggaggagtttgcag GGAAGGTGAAGGAGACGCCACTGACGGCCATCCAGATTGCCAAACATCTCTTCTACCACTTCTCAGAGGAGGAGCCGAGAGGCCTACCAT TGCTCAAATTGGCAGACCCGATGGCGTTCCCGGAGTCCTACCACCTCACCAATTCCCTCAGCCTCTGTGACCAGAACCTGTTTGGCCTGTCCAACCTCACTGTGGAGGCAGCCTCCTTCAACCTCTCCTCCCtcacg GTGCAGATCGACGCGAGGCTTCCGGTGTTGTCGTCCTTCGGTCGGTACCTGTGGAAGGCGACGATGTTCTGGAGCGGCGACGAGTCGGGGACGACCAATATCAGTCTCCACGACGTGCAGCTGTCGTTCCGATCAGGCGTCCGACCCGACCACACCGGCCGACTTGTCATGGACGCCGACGACAcggag CTGGAGATGACCTACGACAAGATAGTGGTGAACTTCGAGAATCTGTCCACTACGTATCTGCTAGGCGTTAAGGCTGCTATTCCAATCTTCCTTCCCAGCCTCGTGACCTTA GTGAaggagtggctggtggaggtcatTAATCCCGAGCTTCACCTGGTGGCCGACGGCTGGTTCTTCCCGGACTCTACTCCTCCATTGGACTTTATGATGACAAAG GTGAGACTCCTCCTTCGAGACTCGGGTATGGAGCCTTGGTACGTCGGTAATACGTCTGTCTACCTGGGCCTGGGTATTACCCTCCAG ATGGACCAGGTTGTTGTGTCTGGCCTCAGCACCGTGCACAGGACCAGAGACTGTGTCATCAAGCTTGTGGATAACACTTTCATCGCTCAAGCAGAG GTAGGGGCGCACGAGGTgaaggtgacaggtgtgtggtgggtgccaTACCTGCCAGGTGCCTATGGCCGCCTGGACATCAACATTGACACCTTCAGTGCCATCTTCGAGCTCCACCAGAGGGCCCATATGAGAAGTCCGCCTGTGCTTCGAACCCTGGATGGCAAAATTG GTAACATGGAGTTCCGGTCCTCAGGTATGGGCTCATTTGATTACCTGCTGGAAGCTGCTATCAACATCTTACCTAACGTCTTCAGAAACGAGATCCTGAACAGATTCGAACCCCAGTTATGGAAG GCGGTCCAGGAGCAGCTCAACACCGTAGACCTTCGACAGGCACTCCTGCAGCTGGTGTCTGTAGGGAACCTCGAACCTCATcacctctcccacccactacagggaAAGATGAATCAATATGATCAGCTGAATAAATAA
- the LOC123758687 gene encoding uncharacterized protein isoform X1: MFPLSHSRALLFVLLSYDWASGGLSAVKEEKKEEFAGKVKETPLTAIQIAKHLFYHFSEEEPRGLPLLKLADPMAFPESYHLTNSLSLCDQNLFGLSNLTVEAASFNLSSLTVQIDARLPVLSSFGRYLWKATMFWSGDESGTTNISLHDVQLSFRSGVRPDHTGRLVMDADDTELEMTYDKIVVNFENLSTTYLLGVKAAIPIFLPSLVTLQVKEWLVEVINPELHLVADGWFFPDSTPPLDFMMTKVRLLLRDSGMEPWYVGNTSVYLGLGITLQMDQVVVSGLSTVHRTRDCVIKLVDNTFIAQAEVGAHEVKVTGVWWVPYLPGAYGRLDINIDTFSAIFELHQRAHMRSPPVLRTLDGKIGNMEFRSSGMGSFDYLLEAAINILPNVFRNEILNRFEPQLWKAVQEQLNTVDLRQALLQLVSVGNLEPHHLSHPLQGKMNQYDQLNK; this comes from the exons ATGTTTCCTCTCAGCCACTCACGTGCCTTGCTGTTTGTGTTGCTGAGTTACGATTGGGCGTCCGGAGGCCTCAGCGCCGtcaaggaggagaagaaggaggagtttgcag GGAAGGTGAAGGAGACGCCACTGACGGCCATCCAGATTGCCAAACATCTCTTCTACCACTTCTCAGAGGAGGAGCCGAGAGGCCTACCAT TGCTCAAATTGGCAGACCCGATGGCGTTCCCGGAGTCCTACCACCTCACCAATTCCCTCAGCCTCTGTGACCAGAACCTGTTTGGCCTGTCCAACCTCACTGTGGAGGCAGCCTCCTTCAACCTCTCCTCCCtcacg GTGCAGATCGACGCGAGGCTTCCGGTGTTGTCGTCCTTCGGTCGGTACCTGTGGAAGGCGACGATGTTCTGGAGCGGCGACGAGTCGGGGACGACCAATATCAGTCTCCACGACGTGCAGCTGTCGTTCCGATCAGGCGTCCGACCCGACCACACCGGCCGACTTGTCATGGACGCCGACGACAcggag CTGGAGATGACCTACGACAAGATAGTGGTGAACTTCGAGAATCTGTCCACTACGTATCTGCTAGGCGTTAAGGCTGCTATTCCAATCTTCCTTCCCAGCCTCGTGACCTTA CAGGTGAaggagtggctggtggaggtcatTAATCCCGAGCTTCACCTGGTGGCCGACGGCTGGTTCTTCCCGGACTCTACTCCTCCATTGGACTTTATGATGACAAAG GTGAGACTCCTCCTTCGAGACTCGGGTATGGAGCCTTGGTACGTCGGTAATACGTCTGTCTACCTGGGCCTGGGTATTACCCTCCAG ATGGACCAGGTTGTTGTGTCTGGCCTCAGCACCGTGCACAGGACCAGAGACTGTGTCATCAAGCTTGTGGATAACACTTTCATCGCTCAAGCAGAG GTAGGGGCGCACGAGGTgaaggtgacaggtgtgtggtgggtgccaTACCTGCCAGGTGCCTATGGCCGCCTGGACATCAACATTGACACCTTCAGTGCCATCTTCGAGCTCCACCAGAGGGCCCATATGAGAAGTCCGCCTGTGCTTCGAACCCTGGATGGCAAAATTG GTAACATGGAGTTCCGGTCCTCAGGTATGGGCTCATTTGATTACCTGCTGGAAGCTGCTATCAACATCTTACCTAACGTCTTCAGAAACGAGATCCTGAACAGATTCGAACCCCAGTTATGGAAG GCGGTCCAGGAGCAGCTCAACACCGTAGACCTTCGACAGGCACTCCTGCAGCTGGTGTCTGTAGGGAACCTCGAACCTCATcacctctcccacccactacagggaAAGATGAATCAATATGATCAGCTGAATAAATAA